A genome region from Populus alba chromosome 3, ASM523922v2, whole genome shotgun sequence includes the following:
- the LOC118028493 gene encoding uncharacterized protein, giving the protein MDRELLIRPQVKKGLATIRTLLFLLVLFIAVIIYSLWIDASKFSGQNLTNVIISQKHQTLIITRRPEYPLNCIINNQTQTCPTNYPKTSKTKDQEDTSSKTECPNYFRWIHEDLRPWNATGISREMVERAKTTAHFRLIIVKGKAYLEKYKKSIQTRDAFTIWGILQLLRRYPGKIPDLELMFDCDDRPVIQSSDYRGPNKTGPPPLFRYCGDNWTEDIVFPDWSFWGWAEININPWDKLLIDLKEGNNRSRWIDREPYAYWKGNPFVAETRKDLLTCNVSDQQDWNARLFIQDWILESQQEFKQSNVANQCTHRYKIYIEGYAWSVSEKYILACDSVTLLVKPHYYDFFTRSLKPVEHYWPIREDDKCKSIKFAVDWGNKHKQKAQAIGKAASDFIQEGLKMDYVYDYMFHLLNEYGKLLRFTPQVPGGAAELCSEIMACSADGFEREFMMESLVKGPSTTSPCTMPPPYKPLVLAAFYRKQLNAARQVEKWENGYWESLNKKQ; this is encoded by the exons ATGGATCGGGAGTTGCTGATAAGGCCCCAAGTGAAGAAGGGGCTTGCCACCATTAGGACTCTCCTCTTCTTACTAGTCCTCTTCATTGCCGTCATCATATACTCTTTATGGATCGATGCT TCTAAGTTTTCTGGTCAAAATCTAACAAATGTAATAATCTCTCAAAAACACCAAACCCTGATCATCACTAGAAGACCCGAATACCCCCTAAACTGCATCATCAATAACCAAACACAAACCTGTCCCACAAACTATCCGAAAACATCCAAAACAAAAGATCAAGAAGACACATCATCTAAAACAGAATGTCCAAACTACTTTCGATGGATTCACGAAGATTTAAGGCCGTGGAATGCGACAGGAATCAGCAGAGAAATGGTGGAGAGAGCCAAAACAACAGCACATTTCCGTCTGATAATTGTCAAGGGCAAAGCATACCTTGAGAAGTACAAAAAGTCTATACAAACAAGAGACGCTTTCACTATATGGGGCATTTTGCAACTCCTGAGGAGGTATCCAGGTAAGATACCAGACTTGGAGCTGATGTTCGACTGTGATGATCGGCCAGTCATCCAATCAAGTGATTATCGTGGACCGAACAAGACAGGCCCACCACCGTTGTTTCGGTACTGTGGCGACAACTGGACTGAGGATATTGTGTTCCCTGATTGGTCCTTCTGGGGATG GGCTGAGATTAATATAAATCCATGGGATAAATTGCTGATAGACCTAAAAGAAGGCAACAATAGGAGCAGATGGATAGATAGAGAACCGTATGCCTACTGGAAGGGAAACCCCTTCGTTGCTGAAACCAGGAAGGACCTCCTTACTTGTAATGTCTCCGACCAACAAGACTGGAATGCTCGCCTGTTCATCCAG GACTGGATCCTTGAATCCCAGCAAGAATTCAAGCAATCAAACGTGGCAAACCAATGCACACACag GTACAAGATCTATATCGAAGGATATGCATGGTCTGTAAGTGAGAAATACATTCTAGCATGTGATTCTGTTACGTTGCTTGTAAAACCCCATTACTACGATTTCTTCACGAGAAGTCTGAAACCTGTGGAGCACTACTGGCCAATTCGTGAAGATGATAAATGCAAGTCCATTAAATTTGCTGTAGATTGGGGcaataaacacaaacaaaag GCACAAGCAATTGGGAAAGCAGCAAGTGATTTCATTCAAGAAGGGTTAAAAATGGACTACGTATATGACTACATGTTTCATCTCCTAAATGAGTATGGCAAGCTTCTGAGATTTACGCCACAAGTGCCCGGAGGAGCTGCAGAATTGTGCTCGGAAATTATGGCCTGCTCTGCTGATGGGTTCGAGAGAGAATTCATGATGGAATCATTGGTAAAGGGTCCTTCTACTACAAGTCCATGCACCATGCCTCCTCCTTACAAACCCCTAGTCCTAGCAGCCTTTTACAGGAAACAATTGAATGCAGCGAGGCAGGTGGAGAAATGGGAAAATGGATATTGGGAGAGTTTGAACAAGAAGCAATAG
- the LOC118028491 gene encoding heavy metal-associated isoprenylated plant protein 12-like: MAQKVVLRMMTMNDEKTKQKAIEAVANIYGVDSIAADLKEQTLTVTGEMDAVAIAKKLKKIGKVDIVSVGPSEQEKTDDEK; this comes from the exons ATGGCACAG aaggtgGTTCTACGGATGATGACCATGAATGATGAAAAGACAAAGCAGAAAGCTATCGAAGCTGTTGCTAATATTTACG GGGTTGACTCAATTGCCGCTGATTTGAAGGAGCAGACGTTGACCGTCACTGGAGAAATGGATGCAGTTGCGATTGCGAAGAAGCTAAAGAAAATAGGAAAAGTAGATATAGTCTCAGTTGGCCCATCCGAACAGGAGAAGACAGATGATGAGAAATGA
- the LOC118028490 gene encoding protein LURP-one-related 4: MAKVFPHSQGPVLDPFVSLEKETFTLWMKSLVCQTNGCTVFDSNGDIVYRIDNYDRKCSSKVYLMDLRGRVLVTIRRKRLLQIVGCWYGYRWNPDAGEEKPWFQVKTYGRLICTGSSACQVTVGFDKYWVVKLGSKQAFRIVNIDREVIAEVKQKQLSSGISLGDDVLTLVVEPHIDHSLIMAIVTVYGLINYKL; encoded by the exons ATGGCTAAAGTGTTTCCTCACAGTCAGGGACCTGTGTTAGACCCTTTCGTGTctttagaaaaagaaacattCACTCTATGGATGAAATCACTTGTGTGCCAAACTAATGGCTGCACCGTCTTTGACTCCAATGGAGACATTGTTTATCGCATCGACAACTATGATAGGAAGTGCAGCAGTAAGGTCTATCTCATGGATCTTCGAGGCAGAGTTCTTGTTACAATACGAAGAAAG AGGTTATTACAGATTGTAGGATGCTGGTATGGTTATAGATGGAATCCTGATGCCGGCGAGGAGAAGCCATGGTTTCAAGTGAAAACATACGGCAGACTTATCTGTACGGGAAGCTCTGCCTGTCAAGTTACTGTAGGATTTGACAAGTATTGGGTGGTGAAATTGGGCAGCAAACAGGCATTTAGAATCGTAAACATTGATAGAGAGGTTATTGCAGAG GTGAAGCAAAAACAATTATCTTCAGGAATTTCACTGGGGGATGATGTACTAACTTTGGTTGTGGAGCCTCACATAGATCATTCCCTGATAATGGCAATTGTGACTGTCTATGGGTTGATCAATTATAAACTATAG
- the LOC118028489 gene encoding protein LURP-one-related 11: MAKVHALPQVDSSSCSTSTTSYISSKPETFTIWMKSLVMQTNGCTVYNENGEVVYRVDNYDKKGSNKVYLMDLKGSVLFTILRRKLFFFRQWRGYKSNGLKLRNQEPYFQAKNTEIFQGNLSCRITVRSSEAPDQRSHYRLESLAGKLAFKITDSNGEIVAEAKRKQSSSGVLLGDDVLTVVVEPHVDHSFIIGLVTVYGLMHHKL, encoded by the exons ATGGCCAAGGTTCATGCTTTACCACAAGTTGATTCTTCTTCTTGCTCTACCTCTACTACTTCTTATATCTCTTCAAAGCCGGAAACATTCACTATATGGATGAAATCACTTGTGATGCAAACAAACGGCTGCACtgtttataatgaaaatggtgAGGTTGTTTATCGAGTAGATAATTATGACAAGAAGGGAAGCAATAAGGTTTATCTCATGGATCTCAAGGGCAGTGTTCTCTTCACTATACTTAGAAGG AAACTATTCTTTTTCAGACAGTGGCGGGGTTATAAAAGTAATGGCTTAAAGTTAAGAAATCAAGAGCCTTATTTCCAAGCTAAAAATACAGAAATATTCCAAGGCAATTTATCTTGTCGAATTACTGTTCGATCCAGCGAAGCTCCTGATCAGAGAAGCCACTACAGGCTAGAATCCTTGGCTGGAAAATTAGCATTCAAGATTACAGACAGCAATGGTGAAATTGTTGCAGAG GCCAAGAGAAAGCAATCATCCTCGGGAGTATTATTAGGAGATGATGTACTGACCGTGGTGGTGGAGCCTCATGTTGACCACTCTTTTATCATCGGACTTGTGACTGTGTACGGTTTGATGCATCATAAACTGTGA
- the LOC118028488 gene encoding tubulin beta-5 chain: MREILHIQGGQCGNQIGAKFWEVVCAEHGIDSTGRYHGDSALQLERVNVYYNEASCGRFVPRAVLMDLEPGTMDSVRSGPYGQIFRPDNFVFGQSGAGNNWAKGHYTEGAELIDSVLDVVRKEAENCDCLQGFQVCHSLGGGTGSGMGTLLISKIREEYPDRMMLTFSVFPSPKVSDTVVEPYNATLSVHQLVENADECMVLDNEALYDICFRTLKLTTPSFGDLNHLISATMSGVTCCLRFPGQLNSDLRKLAVNLIPFPRLHFFMVGFAPLTSRGSQQYRALTVPELTQQMWDAKNMMCAADPRHGRYLTASAMFRGKMSTKEVDEQMINVQNKNSSYFVEWIPNNVKSTVCDIPPTGLTMASTFIGNSTSIQEMFRRVSEQFTAMFRRKAFLHWYTGEGMDEMEFTEAESNMNDLVSEYQQYQDATADEEGEYEDEEAYQDED, encoded by the exons atgagagaaatcCTTCACATCCAAGGAGGCCAATGCGGCAACCAAATAGGAGCAAAGTTTTGGGAAGTAGTATGTGCAGAACACGGGATTGACTCAACCGGTCGGTATCATGGTGACTCGGCTCTCCAACTCGAGCGAGTTAATGTTTACTACAATGAAGCCAGCTGTGGAAGGTTTGTCCCTCGTGCTGTTTTAATGGATCTTGAACCGGGTACTATGGATAGTGTTAGATCCGGTCCTTACGGACAGATTTTTAGACCGGATAATTTTGTGTTTGGCCAATCTGGTGCTGGTAATAACTGGGCTAAAGGGCATTATACGGAGGGCGCGGAGTTGATCGACTCTGTTCTTGATGTTGTTAGGAAGGAGGCTGAGAACTGTGACTGCTTGCAAG GATTTCAGGTATGCCACTCACTTGGGGGTGGCACAGGGTCTGGAATGGGAACGCTCTTGATCTCGAAAATTAGAGAGGAATACCCAGATCGAATGATGCTGACATTCTCTGTCTTCCCATCTCCAAAGGTCTCAGACACTGTGGTTGAGCCTTACAATGCAACTCTCTCTGTTCACCAGCTTGTTGAGAATGCTGATGAGTGTATGGTTCTTGATAATGAGGCTCTTTATGATATCTGCTTCCGTACTCTCAAGCTCACAACTCCCAGCT TTGGGGATCTGAACCACCTGATTTCAGCCACCATGAGTGGTGTTACATGCTGCCTTCGTTTCCCTGGTCAGCTCAATTCAGACCTTCGCAAACTTGCTGTGAACCTCATCCCATTCCCCCGTCTTCACTTTTTCATGGTTGGCTTTGCACCTCTCACTTCCCGTGGCTCTCAGCAATACCGTGCCCTAACTGTACCTGAACTCACCCAACAAATGTGGGATGCCAAGAATATGATGTGTGCTGCTGATCCTCGCCATGGCAGATATCTCACAGCCTCTGCGATGTTTCGTGGCAAAATGAGCACGAAGGAAGTTGATGAGCAGATGATCAACGTTCAAAACAAGAACTCATCCTACTTTGTTGAATGGATCCCCAACAACGTCAAGTCCACTGTCTGTGACATTCCTCCTACAGGCTTGACAATGGCTTCCACTTTCATTGGCAACTCAACATCAATCCAAGAGATGTTCAGAAGAGTTAGCGAGCAGTTCACTGCCATGTTCCGCAGGAAGGCTTTCTTGCACTGGTACACTGGAGAGGGAATGGATGAGATGGAATTTACAGAGGCTGAGAGCAACATGAATGATTTGGTCTCAGAGTACCAGCAATACCAGGACGCAACTGCTGACGAGGAAGGCGAGTATGAAGACGAGGAAGCATACCAGGACGAGGATTAA
- the LOC118028487 gene encoding actin-depolymerizing factor 1-like yields the protein MTAMKENGLLYPSQPRDQRSEVKGQGRDVANSASGMAVNDGCKLRFLELKAKRSHRFIVFKIEEKTQQVVVETLGEPQQSYDDFTASLPIDECRYAVYDFDFTTDENVQKSKIFFRSSPDASKIRSKMLYASSKDRFRRELDGVQVELQATDPSEISLDIVKERAF from the exons ATGACAGCTATGAAAGAGAACGGACTTCTCTATCCATCACAGCCACGTGATCAAAGGTCAGAGGTCAAAGGTCAAGGAAGGGATGTG GCAAATTCAGCATCTGGAATGGCTGTTAATGATGGGTGCAAGCTGAGGTTCCTGGAACTAAAAGCGAAGAGGAGCCACCGATTTATCGTGTTCAAGATTGAAGAAAAGACTCAACAAGTGGTGGTTGAGACACTGGGAGAACCTCAACAGAGCTATGATGATTTTACTGCCAGTTTGCCAATCGATGAGTGCCGATATGCTGTCTACGATTTCGATTTCACCACTGATGAGAATGTTCAGAAGAGCAAAATCTTCTTTCGTTC GTCTCCTGATGCATCGAAGATAAGGAGCAAAATGTTGTATGCTAGTTCAAAGGACAGATTCAGAAGAGAGCTTGACGGGGTTCAAGTTGAGTTACAGGCCACAGATCCCAGTGAAATAAGCTTGGATATTGTCAAGGAACGAGCGTTTTAA